A part of Paenibacillus sp. sptzw28 genomic DNA contains:
- a CDS encoding pseudouridine synthase has product MERLQKILAQAGIASRRKCEELILSGQVEVNGEPVTTLGVKADPAVDVITVKGRPIKSESKLYLMLNKPKGVITSANDPQGRKIVSDYLPGIKERVYPVGRLDYDTEGLLLLTNDGEFANLLTHPSHHVPKTYWATVKGVPHGSSLEKLQKGVLLEDGITAPAELEYHDVDTAKNQATITITIYEGRNRQVRRMFDAISHPVILLRRIKFGDLTMHGLARGKYRHLTPKEVEQLRASALKTHKIQK; this is encoded by the coding sequence TTGGAACGTTTACAGAAAATTTTGGCGCAGGCGGGAATCGCTTCGAGGCGCAAATGTGAAGAGCTTATTTTATCGGGACAAGTAGAGGTCAACGGTGAACCGGTGACGACGCTTGGCGTCAAGGCGGATCCGGCCGTTGATGTCATAACGGTGAAAGGAAGACCCATCAAAAGTGAAAGCAAACTCTATCTGATGCTGAATAAACCGAAGGGCGTCATAACGAGCGCGAACGATCCGCAAGGGCGTAAAATCGTTTCGGATTATCTGCCCGGCATTAAGGAACGGGTGTATCCGGTCGGAAGGCTGGATTATGATACGGAAGGACTGCTGCTGCTGACCAACGACGGGGAGTTTGCCAACCTGCTCACTCACCCGAGCCATCACGTGCCGAAGACTTACTGGGCAACGGTCAAGGGAGTTCCCCACGGCAGCTCGCTGGAGAAGCTCCAGAAAGGAGTTCTGCTGGAAGATGGCATAACCGCGCCCGCAGAGCTCGAATATCACGATGTCGATACCGCGAAGAACCAGGCGACGATTACGATCACCATTTATGAAGGGCGCAACCGTCAAGTGAGAAGGATGTTTGACGCCATTTCTCATCCGGTCATTCTGCTGAGGCGGATCAAATTCGGCGATCTCACTATGCACGGGCTTGCAAGGGGCAAATACCGCCACTTGACGCCCAAAGAGGTAGAGCAGCTGCGAGCGTCCGCGCTCAAGACACATAAAATTCAAAAATAA
- a CDS encoding spore maturation protein — protein MIVFIPLYAAFRKIPVYETFIEGAKDGFGTAINILPHLVGMMVAISMFRASGAMDMLGALIKPLFDQMGIPSEVLPLGLLRPLTGAGSLAFTAELIKTYGPDSMIGRIASTIQGSTDTTLYVLTVYFGAVGIRRSRYALKVGLFSDIVGFAAAIVVCLYIFG, from the coding sequence ATGATTGTATTCATCCCTCTTTATGCCGCCTTTCGTAAGATTCCGGTTTATGAAACGTTTATCGAGGGAGCCAAGGACGGCTTCGGCACAGCCATTAACATTCTTCCGCACCTGGTGGGGATGATGGTCGCGATCAGTATGTTTCGCGCTTCCGGAGCGATGGACATGCTGGGGGCTCTCATCAAGCCGCTCTTCGACCAAATGGGAATCCCAAGCGAAGTGCTGCCGCTGGGGCTTCTAAGGCCGCTAACGGGGGCGGGTTCCCTCGCGTTTACAGCCGAGCTTATCAAGACGTACGGTCCGGACTCGATGATCGGCCGGATTGCATCGACGATTCAGGGCAGCACGGATACGACGCTATATGTGCTCACGGTATACTTTGGCGCTGTCGGCATCCGCCGAAGCCGCTACGCGCTTAAGGTAGGGCTGTTCTCGGACATCGTCGGCTTCGCGGCGGCAATTGTTGTTTGTTTGTATATATTCGGATAA
- a CDS encoding nucleoside recognition domain-containing protein, whose protein sequence is MVNYVWLFFIAVSFVAAAVNGRMEALTEAAFDGAKNGVSVSFGLISVMVFWLGLMRIAEDAGILRKLAVLLNPVVRFLFPDVPKGHPALGYIMSNMSANILGLGNAATPMGIKAMQELQKLNPDKATATPAMCTLLALNTSSVTLVPTTLIAIRMTYGSAHPAEIVGTTLAATLIATGAAIAADRWYRHRSQPPKWTGRDGDGGAPVRSISGRTEQLSAQGLGSGKGEAVV, encoded by the coding sequence ATGGTAAATTATGTTTGGCTCTTCTTTATTGCGGTCAGCTTTGTGGCGGCCGCAGTTAACGGTCGGATGGAAGCACTCACGGAGGCGGCTTTTGATGGCGCCAAGAACGGCGTGTCGGTCAGCTTCGGACTGATCAGCGTGATGGTATTCTGGCTCGGGCTGATGCGAATTGCGGAAGACGCGGGAATCCTGCGAAAGCTGGCCGTCCTGCTTAACCCCGTTGTCCGCTTCCTCTTTCCGGATGTCCCGAAAGGGCATCCGGCTCTTGGCTACATTATGAGTAATATGAGCGCCAATATTCTCGGGCTCGGCAACGCGGCTACGCCAATGGGAATCAAAGCGATGCAGGAGCTGCAAAAATTGAATCCGGACAAAGCGACTGCAACGCCTGCAATGTGCACGCTTCTAGCGCTTAATACTTCGAGCGTAACGCTTGTGCCGACAACGCTCATCGCCATCCGGATGACGTACGGCTCGGCCCATCCGGCCGAAATTGTAGGAACGACGCTGGCCGCGACACTTATCGCCACGGGGGCGGCAATCGCCGCAGACCGGTGGTACCGGCACCGTTCACAACCGCCGAAATGGACGGGGAGGGATGGCGATGGCGGTGCTCCAGTTCGTTCGATATCCGGGCGCACTGAGCAGTTAAGCGCCCAAGGTCTCGGCAGCGGGAAGGGTGAGGCCGTTGTATGA
- a CDS encoding D-alanyl-D-alanine carboxypeptidase family protein, translating into MRLVRYLITLSGVFALSFLPGILPAANAAAPEPITTHARAAALIDVESGRLLYSSAGDKPMKIASLTKIMTAIVAIEHGKLSDMVKTSKRAAGKEGSSIYLKLGEEMSLQNMLYGLMLRSGNDAATAIAEHVGGSEEGFVHMMNEKARMLGLANTQFMNPSGLDDQGHYSSADDMAKLTAYALKNPVFKEIVKTKVKTAPNPYDEWDYKWRNKNKMLTMYEGADGVKTGYTTQAFRCLVSSATRGGQQLAVVTLNDGDDWLDHRKLLDWGFANYPLSEVVHKGQPVNGFALAVGRTFRYPFAEGERQQLRSNLVLLSERSTAYSLGERGTIEWSIGDMKIGSTPVYEPQGARINLPERAASASPDASPVTVKTAMHSFLSALRLTLSALFGGKEAGGW; encoded by the coding sequence ATGAGGCTCGTCCGTTATTTGATTACACTGTCCGGGGTGTTCGCGTTATCATTCTTACCCGGCATCCTGCCCGCCGCAAACGCTGCTGCACCAGAGCCGATTACAACTCACGCCAGGGCAGCCGCCCTTATCGATGTGGAATCGGGACGGCTGCTTTACAGCTCCGCCGGCGATAAGCCGATGAAAATCGCCAGCCTGACCAAAATCATGACTGCCATTGTGGCGATAGAGCACGGTAAGCTCTCCGATATGGTGAAAACAAGCAAACGCGCTGCAGGCAAGGAAGGCTCCTCCATCTACTTGAAGCTCGGTGAAGAAATGAGCTTGCAAAATATGCTCTACGGCCTTATGCTTCGCTCCGGCAATGATGCCGCAACCGCAATCGCCGAGCATGTAGGCGGTTCGGAGGAAGGCTTCGTTCATATGATGAACGAGAAAGCCCGGATGCTCGGCCTTGCGAATACGCAATTCATGAACCCATCGGGCCTGGATGATCAGGGACATTATTCATCTGCCGACGATATGGCCAAGCTAACCGCCTATGCGCTTAAAAATCCGGTCTTCAAGGAAATTGTGAAGACCAAAGTGAAAACGGCTCCGAATCCGTATGATGAATGGGATTATAAGTGGAGGAATAAGAACAAAATGCTCACCATGTATGAAGGGGCGGACGGCGTCAAAACAGGCTACACCACACAAGCTTTCCGCTGCCTCGTAAGCTCGGCGACGCGGGGAGGCCAGCAGCTTGCCGTGGTGACGCTGAATGACGGAGACGATTGGCTCGACCATCGCAAGCTTCTTGATTGGGGCTTCGCTAATTATCCGCTGAGCGAAGTCGTTCATAAAGGGCAGCCGGTGAACGGGTTTGCGCTTGCCGTCGGGCGAACATTCCGCTACCCTTTCGCAGAAGGCGAGAGACAGCAGCTTCGCTCCAACCTTGTTCTGTTAAGCGAGCGGTCTACAGCGTATTCGCTTGGTGAGCGAGGGACGATTGAATGGTCCATCGGGGATATGAAGATTGGATCGACCCCAGTTTATGAACCGCAAGGTGCTCGTATAAACCTCCCGGAACGGGCGGCATCCGCTTCGCCGGATGCGAGCCCTGTAACCGTTAAGACTGCAATGCATTCGTTCCTCAGCGCTCTTAGGCTTACTTTATCCGCCTTATTCGGCGGCAAGGAGGCGGGTGGATGGTAA
- the ytfJ gene encoding GerW family sporulation protein gives MSEHPIQGLMQTAMENIKEMVDVNTIVGDPVQTPDGSVIMPISKVGFGFVAGGSDIRFDNNGEHTSKTNDSHTASVSLPFGGGSGGGVSITPIAFLVVGTQGVRVVPLDTQTHLLERVIENAPQVFDKIQNMFKRGQQSTVDDTAMFTPPPQGQYI, from the coding sequence ATGAGTGAGCATCCGATTCAAGGTTTAATGCAAACGGCCATGGAAAATATTAAAGAAATGGTCGACGTCAATACGATAGTCGGCGACCCGGTTCAGACGCCGGATGGCAGCGTGATCATGCCGATTTCCAAAGTAGGCTTCGGCTTCGTCGCAGGCGGCAGTGATATTCGTTTTGATAACAATGGGGAGCATACTTCGAAGACGAATGATTCGCATACGGCATCGGTATCCCTGCCTTTCGGCGGCGGCAGCGGCGGCGGTGTTTCGATTACGCCGATCGCTTTCCTCGTTGTCGGCACTCAAGGCGTGCGTGTCGTTCCGCTTGATACTCAAACCCATTTGCTCGAACGGGTGATTGAAAATGCTCCGCAAGTATTCGACAAAATTCAGAATATGTTCAAACGGGGCCAACAGTCAACCGTCGATGATACGGCCATGTTTACTCCTCCTCCACAAGGCCAATACATCTAA
- a CDS encoding DUF2953 domain-containing protein: MNEICPQGHTISDQYQGNGGMKPMLGFPLGWMIAAGLFFLLVFTAGMSPLTIRGHIKRVGDDDEAELRIRALLGLINYRWRLPDIRFKGFSMELKKEIFAEDLTDSKQQSTMANIDVHKIMRNFGKFELILKQSSNLFGLARRMLGRVKLTEWQWRTAVGTNDAMWTAMVTGFVWSAKTTAIGLLSQIVRLTADPQLSVEPVYNEPHFSTEGTFTANIRLGYALLAGIVLMSRIRKAEATQKRVHGWRRILMRG; encoded by the coding sequence ATGAATGAGATTTGTCCGCAAGGTCATACTATATCCGACCAATATCAGGGAAATGGGGGAATGAAGCCCATGCTGGGATTCCCGCTCGGATGGATGATTGCGGCAGGTCTCTTTTTTTTGCTCGTATTTACAGCAGGAATGTCTCCGTTAACGATACGAGGCCACATCAAGAGGGTTGGCGATGATGATGAAGCGGAGCTCAGGATACGTGCGCTTCTTGGGCTCATTAATTACCGTTGGCGGCTTCCCGACATACGCTTCAAAGGATTCAGCATGGAGCTTAAGAAGGAAATCTTTGCAGAAGATCTGACCGACAGCAAGCAGCAGTCGACCATGGCCAATATAGATGTTCATAAAATTATGCGCAACTTCGGGAAGTTCGAATTGATACTGAAGCAGTCCAGTAATTTGTTTGGGTTGGCCAGACGTATGCTTGGACGCGTCAAATTGACGGAATGGCAGTGGCGGACAGCTGTGGGAACAAATGATGCAATGTGGACGGCAATGGTAACGGGCTTCGTTTGGTCGGCGAAAACAACCGCTATCGGCCTGTTGTCACAGATAGTCCGGCTCACTGCGGATCCGCAGCTATCTGTAGAGCCAGTCTATAACGAGCCGCATTTTTCGACTGAAGGAACGTTTACCGCGAATATCAGGTTAGGCTATGCCTTACTTGCCGGTATAGTCTTGATGTCACGGATCAGGAAAGCAGAGGCTACTCAGAAACGTGTGCACGGATGGCGAAGAATTTTGATGCGCGGCTAG
- the scpB gene encoding SMC-Scp complex subunit ScpB translates to MEYSKLKSIIEGLLFMAGDEGLNPKQLSDILELDAAVAADIAKDLMKELKQKKRGIQMSYVAGAFRLTTNPDHAPYFERMAYTPTRSSLSQAALETLSIVAYRQPITRIDIEEIRGVKSERAIHTLVAKDLIEEIGRAEAIGRPILYGTTKSFLDYFGLPGLDALPEPSELDDDSLDEQTQLLFEKLEGRQMTIEEVPEPANES, encoded by the coding sequence GTGGAGTACTCGAAGTTGAAATCGATTATTGAAGGTCTGCTGTTTATGGCAGGCGACGAGGGTTTGAATCCGAAACAGCTGTCTGATATCTTGGAGCTTGACGCGGCGGTAGCCGCCGACATCGCCAAAGATTTGATGAAGGAACTGAAACAGAAGAAGCGAGGCATTCAAATGTCCTATGTCGCCGGCGCCTTTCGTTTGACGACGAACCCGGACCATGCCCCTTATTTCGAGCGGATGGCCTATACACCGACCAGATCCAGCTTGTCGCAGGCGGCGCTTGAGACATTGTCCATAGTTGCATACCGTCAGCCGATTACGCGGATCGATATAGAAGAGATTCGGGGGGTAAAGAGCGAACGGGCGATTCACACCCTCGTTGCCAAAGACCTTATTGAAGAAATCGGCCGGGCCGAAGCGATCGGTAGACCGATTCTATATGGAACGACGAAATCGTTTCTCGATTATTTTGGCCTGCCGGGTCTCGATGCGCTGCCCGAGCCGTCCGAACTGGACGACGACTCGCTCGACGAACAGACACAGCTGCTGTTCGAGAAGCTCGAAGGCCGTCAGATGACAATCGAGGAAGTGCCGGAGCCGGCAAATGAAAGCTGA
- a CDS encoding ScpA family protein, producing MAVTYKLESFEGPLDLLLHLIDKAEIDIHEVSISDITDQYMEYLGAMQELELEVTSEFLVMAATLLSIKSKQLLPKPPVIEDEFAMWEDDGPDAGDELIARLIEYRKFKQIAEQLRGQEFERSLLYTKEPEDLTPFMKAVPSNPLEGLEVGDLIKAFQKALRKAVRRNRVSTIHRDEISVKDRIRDIVEVLRENQTVRFSKLIREEMSRHEVVVTFLAILELMKMKHIRCFQHQLFDDIVIHWRGETAESGVLEVEIDY from the coding sequence ATGGCTGTGACATACAAACTGGAATCGTTCGAAGGTCCGCTCGACCTTCTGCTTCACTTGATTGACAAGGCAGAGATCGACATTCACGAGGTATCCATCAGCGATATTACCGATCAGTATATGGAATACCTGGGTGCAATGCAGGAGCTGGAGCTGGAAGTGACTAGCGAATTCCTTGTTATGGCAGCCACATTATTGTCCATCAAGAGCAAACAGCTTCTTCCAAAACCTCCGGTTATCGAAGACGAATTCGCCATGTGGGAGGACGACGGCCCTGACGCCGGTGACGAACTGATTGCCAGACTGATCGAATACCGAAAATTCAAACAAATTGCGGAGCAGCTGCGCGGGCAGGAATTTGAGCGGAGCCTTCTATATACGAAGGAGCCGGAGGATTTGACGCCTTTCATGAAAGCTGTTCCCAGCAATCCACTGGAAGGGCTGGAAGTCGGCGATCTGATCAAAGCGTTTCAGAAGGCGCTGCGCAAGGCGGTCAGACGCAATCGGGTCTCCACAATCCATCGTGATGAAATATCGGTCAAGGACCGTATCCGCGATATTGTGGAGGTTCTTCGCGAGAATCAAACCGTCCGTTTCTCCAAGCTCATTCGCGAAGAGATGAGCCGGCATGAAGTCGTCGTGACGTTTCTGGCGATTTTAGAGCTGATGAAGATGAAGCATATCCGGTGCTTTCAGCATCAGTTGTTTGATGATATCGTCATTCATTGGAGAGGGGAAACGGCCGAAAGTGGAGTACTCGAAGTTGAAATCGATTATTGA
- the ribE gene encoding 6,7-dimethyl-8-ribityllumazine synthase: MPHVYEGHLISQEGQRYGIVVGRFNEFISGKLLSGALDALKRHGTADSDVEVAWVPGAFEIPLIAQKMAESGKYDAVITLGAVIRGSTPHFDFVCNEAAKGVAAIGLKTGVPTVFGVLTVDSIEQAIERAGTKAGNKGWEAAVTAIEMANLTKALQG; encoded by the coding sequence ATGCCGCATGTATATGAAGGACATTTAATATCTCAAGAGGGACAACGCTATGGAATCGTCGTGGGACGGTTTAACGAATTTATATCCGGGAAACTGCTGAGCGGCGCGCTTGACGCCCTGAAGCGTCACGGCACGGCGGACTCCGATGTAGAAGTAGCCTGGGTGCCGGGAGCATTTGAAATTCCGCTCATTGCGCAAAAAATGGCTGAAAGCGGGAAGTATGACGCTGTTATTACGCTGGGCGCCGTCATCCGGGGTTCAACGCCTCATTTTGACTTCGTGTGCAATGAAGCGGCCAAGGGTGTAGCTGCGATAGGCCTAAAAACAGGCGTACCGACGGTCTTTGGCGTACTGACCGTTGACTCGATCGAGCAAGCGATCGAAAGAGCAGGCACGAAGGCGGGCAACAAAGGATGGGAAGCTGCGGTTACGGCCATTGAGATGGCTAACTTGACCAAAGCGCTGCAAGGTTAA
- a CDS encoding bifunctional 3,4-dihydroxy-2-butanone-4-phosphate synthase/GTP cyclohydrolase II, with protein MKEERNNDTGVHPAEPGIFDPIEEAIYDLILGKTVIVVDDEDRENEGDLIALADKTTPEVINFMISEARGLVCVPITLERAEQLELPPMVTHNTDYHGTAFTVSVDHISTTTGISAYERSQTVKALIDPKTKGTDFRRPGHIFPLIAKKGGVLRRAGHTEAAIDLARMCGSQPAAVICEIIKEDGTMARLPDLVEFKHKHNLKLITIQDLIHYRNEKEKLVERVVDVKMPTDYGTFRAVAYTNEVDNKEHVAFVKGQIDPERPILVRVHSECLTGDVFHSHRCDCGPQLAAALSQIEEAGSGVLLYMRQEGRGIGLINKLKAYELQEQGFDTVEANIKLGFAPDLRDYGIGAQILKDLGVRKMRLMTNNPRKIRGLEGYGIEVVERVPIQMEANESNNSYLRTKKAKLGHMLEFEI; from the coding sequence TTGAAAGAAGAGCGTAACAACGATACTGGCGTACATCCCGCCGAACCGGGTATTTTCGATCCCATTGAAGAAGCCATCTATGACCTTATTCTTGGAAAAACGGTTATCGTGGTCGATGACGAGGACCGCGAGAATGAAGGCGATTTAATCGCACTTGCCGATAAAACAACACCGGAAGTCATTAATTTCATGATTTCGGAAGCGCGCGGGCTGGTTTGTGTTCCGATTACGCTGGAGCGGGCGGAACAGCTTGAACTCCCTCCGATGGTAACGCATAATACGGATTACCATGGAACGGCGTTTACCGTCTCTGTGGATCATATATCGACAACGACCGGGATTTCGGCCTACGAGCGCTCCCAAACGGTAAAAGCGTTGATTGATCCGAAAACGAAAGGGACGGATTTCCGGCGTCCAGGCCATATTTTCCCCCTTATAGCCAAAAAAGGCGGAGTACTGAGGCGCGCGGGTCATACCGAAGCGGCTATCGACCTGGCGCGCATGTGCGGTTCCCAGCCTGCTGCCGTAATATGCGAGATTATTAAAGAAGACGGTACGATGGCCCGGCTGCCCGATTTGGTGGAATTCAAGCATAAACACAACCTCAAGCTGATCACGATTCAAGACTTAATCCATTACCGGAATGAAAAAGAGAAGCTGGTAGAGCGTGTGGTTGACGTCAAGATGCCAACCGACTACGGTACCTTCCGCGCTGTCGCGTACACGAACGAGGTGGATAACAAGGAGCATGTCGCATTTGTGAAAGGGCAGATCGACCCGGAGCGGCCCATTCTCGTTCGGGTTCACTCGGAATGCTTGACCGGAGATGTATTTCATTCACACAGGTGCGATTGCGGTCCACAGCTTGCCGCCGCCCTGAGCCAAATTGAAGAGGCCGGCAGCGGGGTGCTGCTGTATATGCGTCAGGAAGGCCGGGGTATCGGTCTTATCAACAAATTGAAAGCTTATGAGCTTCAGGAGCAGGGATTCGATACGGTTGAAGCGAATATTAAATTGGGATTCGCCCCCGATTTGCGTGATTACGGTATCGGCGCGCAAATTTTGAAGGATCTGGGCGTGCGCAAAATGCGGCTGATGACCAATAATCCGCGCAAAATCCGCGGACTGGAAGGCTACGGCATCGAGGTCGTCGAACGTGTGCCGATTCAAATGGAAGCCAACGAGAGCAACAACAGTTATTTAAGAACCAAAAAAGCGAAGCTCGGCCATATGCTCGAGTTTGAAATTTAA
- the ribE gene encoding riboflavin synthase, which yields MFTGLVEEIGTLKRSFKQGEAMLLTIEASRVLEDAAIGDSISVNGVCLTVTELTSVSFTVDVMPQTFRHTNLKDIRPGERVNLERAMKAGGRFGGHIVQGHADGTGTIVSRTADANAVVFTIRPDDTALMRYVIPQGSITLDGISLTVIEADRAGFSVSIIPHTLRETALQLKHAGGVINIECDVLGKYVDHLLNYKDNSDGASGRARKQAAPLTAEFLAENGFF from the coding sequence ATGTTTACAGGTCTTGTTGAAGAGATCGGGACCTTGAAAAGAAGCTTTAAACAGGGAGAAGCGATGCTGCTCACCATTGAAGCTTCCCGGGTGCTCGAGGACGCGGCAATCGGGGACAGCATTTCGGTTAACGGCGTTTGTCTGACCGTAACGGAGCTGACAAGCGTGTCGTTCACCGTCGATGTGATGCCGCAAACCTTTCGCCATACGAACCTCAAAGACATTCGTCCCGGCGAACGGGTGAACCTGGAGAGGGCCATGAAGGCGGGGGGCCGCTTTGGCGGCCATATCGTTCAGGGACACGCAGACGGAACAGGAACGATAGTCTCGCGCACGGCCGACGCCAATGCAGTCGTTTTCACGATCCGCCCTGACGATACCGCGCTTATGCGGTATGTCATCCCGCAAGGGTCGATTACGCTGGACGGCATCAGCCTGACCGTGATTGAAGCGGACAGAGCGGGTTTCTCAGTTTCGATTATCCCGCATACGCTTCGCGAAACGGCGCTTCAGCTTAAGCACGCAGGCGGTGTCATTAATATAGAGTGCGACGTGCTTGGGAAATATGTGGATCACCTGCTGAACTACAAAGACAATTCGGACGGTGCATCAGGCCGCGCCCGCAAACAGGCCGCACCGTTAACGGCCGAATTTTTAGCGGAGAACGGATTTTTCTAA
- the ribD gene encoding bifunctional diaminohydroxyphosphoribosylaminopyrimidine deaminase/5-amino-6-(5-phosphoribosylamino)uracil reductase RibD produces MRLALDMAAKAKGQTDINPVVGCVIVNDGRIVGMGAHLKRGEGHAEVHALAMAGDKAEGATVYVTLEPCSHFGRTPPCCERIIEARAARVVVACLDPNPKVAGRGVSRLQEAGISVEVGLLGEESERMNEVFNKFITTGLPYVTIKTAMTLDGKIAAKTGDSHYVSGPESRPFVHTLRHQHMAIMVGAETALADDPELTTRLDVPALHPIRIIVDSKLRLPAEARLVNDLVSPVIVLTVEGADAAKRAALEARGVEVIDCGSGPRVDLRTAMHKLGEREIGSIMLEGGGKLNGAMLEEALVDKIILVVAPKLIGGAGSPEAFTFGGFEKMADAIPLTEVSVERIGADVCISGYPDYGQRSHGAV; encoded by the coding sequence ATGAGATTGGCGCTTGACATGGCGGCGAAAGCCAAAGGCCAGACCGACATTAATCCTGTCGTCGGTTGTGTCATAGTAAACGATGGACGCATCGTCGGTATGGGCGCACATTTGAAGCGCGGGGAAGGGCATGCGGAAGTGCACGCGCTTGCGATGGCCGGAGATAAAGCGGAAGGTGCGACGGTGTACGTAACACTCGAACCATGCAGCCATTTCGGCCGGACCCCGCCCTGCTGCGAAAGAATCATTGAGGCGCGGGCTGCGCGGGTTGTCGTTGCATGCTTGGATCCGAATCCAAAGGTAGCCGGGCGGGGAGTCAGCCGTCTTCAAGAAGCGGGGATTTCCGTTGAAGTCGGTCTGCTTGGCGAAGAATCCGAGCGGATGAATGAAGTGTTCAACAAATTTATTACGACGGGGCTTCCATATGTGACGATTAAGACTGCGATGACGCTGGACGGCAAGATTGCGGCAAAAACCGGAGATAGCCATTATGTGAGCGGTCCCGAGTCGCGCCCGTTCGTCCATACTCTCCGGCATCAGCATATGGCGATAATGGTAGGAGCCGAAACGGCGCTCGCCGACGATCCGGAGCTTACGACCAGACTGGACGTGCCGGCTCTTCATCCGATTCGGATTATCGTAGACTCGAAGCTTCGCCTGCCGGCTGAGGCAAGGCTTGTGAACGACCTTGTCTCGCCCGTCATCGTGCTGACAGTTGAGGGGGCCGACGCCGCCAAAAGGGCAGCCCTCGAGGCAAGGGGTGTTGAAGTAATCGACTGCGGAAGCGGTCCTCGTGTCGATCTACGAACAGCGATGCATAAGCTGGGAGAGCGTGAAATCGGGTCGATCATGCTTGAGGGCGGAGGAAAGCTGAACGGCGCGATGCTTGAGGAAGCTCTTGTCGATAAAATTATTTTGGTGGTTGCTCCGAAGCTGATCGGCGGAGCGGGCTCGCCTGAAGCATTTACGTTCGGAGGCTTCGAGAAAATGGCTGACGCGATACCCCTTACGGAAGTATCCGTTGAAAGAATCGGGGCTGATGTATGCATTAGCGGCTATCCCGATTATGGCCAGCGCTCGCACGGAGCCGTATAG
- a CDS encoding peptidylprolyl isomerase, producing the protein MAKQAKITMENGAEVTLDLFEQDAPNTVANFEKLAKEGFYNGLVFHRVIPGFVAQGGCPNGIGNGGPGYQIDCEINPNKHERGSLAMAHAGRNTGGSQFYICYQPQPHLDGQHTVFGKVTKGMEHVDTFKGRDKMEKVEIVEA; encoded by the coding sequence ATGGCAAAACAAGCAAAAATCACAATGGAAAACGGTGCAGAGGTAACGCTGGATTTATTTGAACAGGATGCTCCGAACACGGTGGCAAATTTCGAGAAGCTTGCTAAAGAAGGGTTCTACAACGGACTCGTATTCCATCGCGTCATTCCAGGCTTCGTTGCTCAGGGCGGCTGCCCGAACGGAATTGGCAACGGAGGTCCCGGTTACCAAATCGACTGCGAAATCAACCCGAACAAGCACGAACGCGGATCGCTTGCAATGGCGCATGCCGGACGGAACACAGGCGGCAGCCAGTTTTATATTTGCTACCAGCCGCAGCCGCATCTTGACGGTCAGCACACAGTATTCGGCAAGGTGACCAAAGGTATGGAGCATGTCGATACGTTCAAAGGCCGCGATAAAATGGAAAAAGTGGAAATCGTCGAAGCATAA